The following are from one region of the Aspergillus chevalieri M1 DNA, chromosome 1, nearly complete sequence genome:
- a CDS encoding SCP2 sterol-binding domain-containing protein (COG:S;~EggNog:ENOG410PQ08;~InterPro:IPR036527,IPR003033,IPR039543;~PFAM:PF14864,PF02036), whose translation MTLKNDEFPSSAAFDVINATLQADENERKDAISKAKAVVAFNIKNDAGKEEAWHLDLKEKGVVAKGAAPAGGKADVTLNLSDKDFQDLVTGKANAQRLFMGGKLKIRGNIMKATKMEPVLKKAQGKAKL comes from the exons ATGACTCTCAAGAACG ACGAATtcccctcctccgccgccttcGATGTAATCAACGCGACGCTCCAAGCCGACGAAAACGAGCGCAAGGACGCCATctccaaggccaaggccGTCGTCGCTTTTAACATCAAGAACGACGCCGGAAAGGAGGAGGCCTGGCACCTCGATCTCAAGGAGAAGGGTGTTGTCGCTAAGGGGGCTGCTCCGGCTGGAGGGAAGGCTGATG TCACGTTGAACCTCTCCGACAAAGACTTCCAGGACCTGGTCACCGGCAAGGCGAACGCGCAGCGGTTGTTCATGGGCGGCAAGCTGAAGATCCGCGGGAATATCATGAAGGCGACCAAGATGGAGCCTGTGCTTAAGAAGGCGCAGGGCAAGGCCAAGCTCTAA